In one Lolium rigidum isolate FL_2022 chromosome 3, APGP_CSIRO_Lrig_0.1, whole genome shotgun sequence genomic region, the following are encoded:
- the LOC124695843 gene encoding L-gulonolactone oxidase 2-like: MSKLKLVQLEVLIFMVAVTTIVPAADRAVASPPPDPVQCSSGGGTADCTVSSAYGVFPDRSTCRAAAVVYPSSEEELVRAVANATASKTKMKVITRYSHSMPQLACPGDGDGQGLAISTRWLNRVVAVDAARMEMTVESGITLRELIAEAAKAGLALPYAPYWWGLTVGGMLGTGAHGSSLWGKGGAVHEYVVGVRIVTPAPAANGYAKVRVLTSADPEMDAAKVSLGVLGVISQVTLALQPLFKRSTTFSERDDDDLAEQVAKFGYEHEFADIAWYPGHGRAVYRIDDRLPMNASGNGILDFIGFRATSTLLIGANRVAEELSERAGNGSSKCLTSRVTHAALTAAGYGLTRRRGWLFTGYPVVGPQDHMQASGGCLMGPEDALQTSCPWDPRVRSSSFFHQTTFSLPVSRARAFIQDVQRLRDLNPKSLCGVELYDGILMRYVKSSTAHLGKPATRGESADMMDFDMTYYRSRDPGRARLHQDVMEEIEQMGIFKYGGLPHWGKNRNLAFIGVARKYPGMRQFLRVKNAYDPDGLFSSDWSDMMLGVGAGTPTKDAPGCALEGMCVCSQDAHCAPDQGYLCKPGKVYTSARVCTKG, encoded by the exons ATGAGCAAGCTCAAGTTAGTGCAGCTCGAGGTCCTGATCTTCATGGTCGCTGTTACCACTATAGTGCCGGCAGCTGATCGGGCCGTCGCTAGCCCCCCACCGGACCCCGTGCAGTGCTCGTCCGGTGGCGGCACGGCTGACTGTACCGTATCGAGCGCATACGGCGTGTTCCCGGACCGGTCGACGTGCCGCGCGGCGGCCGTAGTCTACCCTTCCTCCGAGGAGGAGCTGGTGCGCGCGGTGGCAAACGCCACGGCGAGCAAGACCAAGATGAAGGTGATCACCAGGTACTCCCACAGCATGCCGCAGCTCGCCTGCCCCGGTGACGGCGACGGGCAGGGCCTCGCCATCAGCACCAGGTGGCTCAACCGCGTTGTGGCCGTGGACGCCGCCAGGATGGAGATGACGGTGGAGAGCGGCATCACGCTGCGGGAGCTCATTGCGGAGGCGGCCAAGGCCGGGCTCGCGCTGCCCTACGCGCCCTACTGGTGGGGGCTCACCGTCGGCGGCATGCTCGGCACCGGCGCGCACGGCAGCTCGCTCTGGGGGAAAGGCGGCGCCGTGCACGAGTACGTCGTCGGGGTGAGGATAGTCACGCCCGCGCCGGCCGCCAACGGCTACGCCAAGGTGCGGGTGCTCACGTCCGCCGACCCGGAGATGGACGCCGCCAAGGTCTCCCTCGGCGTCCTGGGTGTCATCTCTCAG GTGACTTTGGCACTACAACCTCTGTTCAAGCGCTCGACGACCTTCTCCGAGCGGGACGACGATGACCTCGCAGAGCAGGTGGCCAAGTTCGGCTACGAGCACGAGTTCGCTGACATCGCCTGGTACCCAGGTCACGGCCGAGCGGTGTACCGTATAGATGACAGGCTGCCGATGAACGCTTCCGGCAACGGCATCCTCGACTTCATTGGCTTCCGAGCCACCTCGACGCTGCTGATCGGAGCAAACCGGGTGGCGGAGGAGCTCTCCGAGCGGGCGGGCAACGGCAGCAGCAAATGCCTGACGTCGAGAGTGACCCACGCAGCGCTCACGGCGGCCGGGTACGGCCTGACGCGGAGGAGGGGCTGGCTCTTCACGGGGTACCCGGTGGTCGGGCCACAGGACCATATGCAGGCGTCCGGCGGCTGTCTGATGGGGCCGGAGGACGCGCTCCAGACGTCCTGCCCGTGGGATCCTCGCGTGAGAAGCTCCAGTTTCTTCCACCAGACCACCTTCAGCCTGCCGGTGAGCCGCGCCAGGGCCTTCATCCAGGACGTCCAGCGGCTGCGGGACCTGAACCCGAAGTCTCTCTGCGGCGTGGAGCTCTACGACGGGATCCTCATGCGCTACGTCAAGTCCTCCACGGCGCACCTCGGGAAGCCGGCGACGCGAGGGGAGTCGGCCGACATGATGGACTTCGACATGACCTACTACAGAAGCCGTGACCCAGGGAGGGCGCGCCTCCACCAGGACGTGATGGAGGAGATCGAGCAGATGGGGATATTCAAGTACGGTGGGCTGCCGCACTGGGGGAAGAACCGCAACCTCGCCTTCATTGGTGTGGCGCGCAAGTACCCGGGGATGCGCCAGTTCCTGCGTGTCAAGAACGCCTACGACCCGGACGGCCTCTTCTCCAGCGACTGGAGCGACATGATGCTCGGCGTTGGTGCCGGAACGCCCACCAAGGACGCGCCCGGGTGCGCGCTAGAAGGAATGTGCGTGTGCTCGCAGGACGCGCACTGCGCTCCAGATCAAGGCTACCTCTGCAAGCCCGGAAAGGTCTACACCAGTGCCAGGGTCTGCACCAAAGGATAG
- the LOC124702730 gene encoding magnesium-chelatase subunit ChlI, chloroplastic yields the protein MASPFSPASARAASPALFAASTSRPLFLTAAISARIPSRRGFRRGRFTVCNVAAPTAPEQDTKAKAAKESQRPVYPFPAIVGQDEMKLCLLLNVIDPKIGGVMIMGDRGTGKSTTVRSLVDLLPDISVVVGDPFNSDPYDPEVMGPEVRSRVLNGDTLPVTTTKITMVDLPLGATEDRVCGTIDIEKALTEGVKAFEPGLLAKANRGILYVDEVNLLDDHLVDVLLDSAASGWNTVEREGISISHPARFILIGSGNPEEGELRPQLLDRFGMHAQVGTVRDAELRVKIVEERARFDRDPKSFRQSYLDEQEKLQDQITSARSNLGSVQLDHELRVKISRVCAELNVDGLRGDIVTNRAAKALAALKGRDTVTVEDIATVIPNCLRHRLRKDPLESIDSGLLVVEKFYEVFG from the exons ATGGCTTCCCCCTTCTCCCcggcgtccgcgcgcgccgcctcgcCGGCCCTTTTCGCCGCCTCCACTTCCCGCCCTCTCTTTCTCACCGCCGCCATCTCAG CCCGGATTCCGTCCAGGAGGGGATTCCGCCGTGGCCGCTTCACCGTCTGCAATGTAGCGGCCCCGACCGCCCCCGAGCAG GACACCAAGGCAAAGGCCGCCAAGGAGAGCCAGCGGCCGGTGTACCCGTTCCCGGCGATCGTGGGGCAGGACGAGATGAAGCTCTGCCTGCTGCTCAACGTCATCGACCCCAAGATTGGCGGCGTCATGATCATGGGCGACCGCGGCACCGGCAAGTCCACCACCGTCCGCTCCCTCGTCGACCTGCTCCCGGACATCAGCGTCGTTGTCGGCGACCCTTTCAACTCCGACCCTTACGACCCCGAGGTCATGGGCCCCGAGGTCCGCAGCCGCGTCCTCAACGGCGACACCCTCCCCGTCACCACCACCAAGATCACCATGGTCGACCTGCCCCTCGGCGCCACAGAGGACAGGGTCTGCGGCACCATCGACATCGAGAAGGCGCTCACCGAAGGCGTCAAGGCGTTTGAGCCTGGCCTGCTGGCCAAGGCCAACAGGGGAATACTCTATGTCGATGAGGTTAACCTGCTCGATGACCATCTGGTGGATGTTCTGCTGGACTCCGCCGCTTCCGGGTGGAACACCGTGGAGAGGGAGGGTATCTCCATCTCCCATCCGGCGCGGTTCATCCTCATTGGGTCCGGTAACCCGGAGGAAGGGGAGCTCCGGCCTCAGTTGCTGGACAGGTTCGGGATGCATGCGCAGGTTGGTACGGTCAGGGATGCTGAGCTCAGGGTCAAGATTGTGGAGGAAAGGGCCCGCTTCGACAGGGACCCCAAATCCTTCCGCCAGTCCTACCTGGACGAGCAAGAGAAGCTCCAGGACCAGATTACATCCGCTCGGAGCAACCTCGGTTCTGTGCAGCTCGACCACGAGCTTCGCGTCAAGATATCCAGGGTGTGCGCCGAGCTGAATGTCGATGGACTCAGAGGAGACATCGTCACTAACAGGGCTGCCAAGGCGCTGGCTGCCTTGAAAGGAAGGGACACTGTCACAGTCGAGGACATCGCCACTGTCATTCCCAACTGCTTGAGGCATCGGCTCCGTAAGGACCCTCTCGAATCTATTGACTCGGGCTTGCTCGTCGTCGAGAAGTTTTATGAAGTCTTTGGCTAG